A portion of the Brevundimonas pondensis genome contains these proteins:
- the ppk2 gene encoding polyphosphate kinase 2: protein MAKNDYEDTLEALQIQLVETQAWAIEQGLKVVIVFEGRDAAGKDGAIKRMTEFMAPRQTRVVALPKPNDRELTQWYFQRYSPHLPAAGEIVFFNRSWYNRAGVEPVMGFCTPEQHERFLHDAPHFERMLTQSGTTLIKLWLDISQDEQSRRLEERTTHPLKRFKVSPLDAEAQKRWSAYSAARDQMLERTHTDYAPWTVVATDNKKKARINIIRHVLQQLNCPGLEAKKPDSDIVFAADKAKGRLAK, encoded by the coding sequence ATGGCCAAGAACGACTACGAGGACACCCTGGAAGCCCTGCAGATCCAGCTGGTCGAGACCCAGGCCTGGGCCATAGAACAGGGTCTGAAAGTCGTCATCGTCTTCGAGGGCCGCGACGCCGCCGGCAAGGACGGTGCGATCAAGCGCATGACCGAGTTCATGGCCCCTCGCCAGACCCGCGTCGTCGCCCTGCCCAAGCCGAACGACCGCGAGCTGACCCAGTGGTATTTCCAGCGTTATTCGCCCCATCTGCCCGCCGCTGGCGAAATCGTCTTCTTCAACCGCTCCTGGTACAACCGGGCCGGGGTCGAGCCGGTCATGGGCTTCTGCACGCCCGAGCAGCACGAGCGTTTTCTGCACGACGCCCCGCACTTCGAGCGGATGCTGACCCAGTCTGGCACGACCCTGATCAAGCTGTGGCTGGACATCAGCCAGGACGAACAGTCACGCCGCCTTGAAGAACGCACCACCCACCCGCTGAAACGCTTCAAGGTCTCACCCCTGGACGCCGAGGCCCAGAAGCGGTGGAGCGCCTATTCCGCCGCCCGCGACCAGATGCTGGAACGCACCCACACCGACTATGCGCCCTGGACCGTCGTGGCCACCGACAACAAGAAGAAGGCGCGGATCAACATCATCCGCCACGTCCTGCAGCAGCTGAACTGCCCGGGACTGGAAGCCAAAAAGCCCGATTCCGACATCGTCTTCGCCGCCGACAAGGCCAAGGGCCGACTGGCGAAGTAA
- a CDS encoding serine hydrolase domain-containing protein produces MINRRHAMAAGAAASVLPSIASGEPMTGFDAALGAAFDAVKPVALAGGLMTPQGLEWSGVRGVRRSGQDASALAGDRWHLGSNTKAMTAAVYARLVEQGRAQWAMSLAEAFPGMAIDAGWEGASLDDFMTHTAGLQDEAVMGMAWLMTARADPKSLPEQRRAIVEKALAAPPSGTKGVFEYGNANYVLVGAAIEALTGGSWEEAMQAELFTPLGLTSVGFGAPKGDNAWGHRRMGETAIAMDPNDDGSDNPLALGPAGTAHMTAADYGRFLQVFLTEGGGWLKPETIQRLITPAEGQGYAYGWIVLSPQPWAKGPAIAHEGSNTLWHAIAILDPAGGRALFGLSNDGGRGGPACQALAMGLLRAL; encoded by the coding sequence ATGATCAATCGACGTCATGCCATGGCCGCCGGCGCCGCCGCCTCGGTGTTGCCCTCAATCGCTAGCGGCGAGCCGATGACGGGTTTCGATGCGGCCCTGGGCGCGGCCTTTGACGCGGTGAAACCGGTCGCCCTGGCCGGCGGGCTGATGACGCCGCAGGGGCTTGAATGGTCGGGCGTGCGCGGCGTTCGCCGCAGTGGACAGGACGCCTCGGCCCTGGCGGGTGATCGTTGGCACCTGGGGTCCAACACCAAGGCGATGACGGCGGCGGTCTATGCGCGGCTGGTCGAGCAGGGGCGGGCGCAGTGGGCCATGTCGCTGGCCGAGGCCTTTCCCGGCATGGCGATCGATGCAGGCTGGGAGGGCGCCAGTCTGGACGACTTCATGACCCATACGGCGGGGCTGCAGGACGAAGCGGTCATGGGCATGGCCTGGCTGATGACGGCGCGGGCCGATCCGAAATCTTTGCCCGAGCAGCGCCGGGCCATCGTCGAAAAGGCCTTGGCCGCGCCGCCGTCGGGGACAAAGGGCGTCTTTGAATACGGCAACGCCAACTATGTTCTGGTCGGCGCCGCTATCGAGGCCCTCACCGGCGGGTCGTGGGAAGAAGCGATGCAGGCCGAACTGTTCACGCCCCTGGGCCTGACCTCGGTCGGCTTCGGCGCGCCGAAGGGCGACAACGCCTGGGGCCATCGCCGCATGGGCGAGACGGCGATCGCCATGGACCCGAACGACGACGGGTCCGACAATCCGCTGGCCCTGGGGCCGGCGGGAACGGCGCATATGACGGCGGCCGATTATGGCCGTTTCCTGCAGGTCTTCCTGACCGAGGGCGGGGGCTGGCTGAAGCCCGAGACGATACAGCGGCTGATCACGCCCGCTGAGGGGCAGGGTTACGCCTATGGCTGGATCGTCCTGTCGCCCCAGCCCTGGGCCAAGGGGCCGGCGATCGCGCACGAGGGGTCCAACACCCTGTGGCACGCCATCGCCATCCTTGATCCGGCGGGCGGTCGCGCCCTGTTCGGCCTGTCGAACGACGGTGGACGCGGCGGTCCGGCTTGCCAGGCCCTGGCCATGGGACTTCTGCGCGCGCTGTAA
- a CDS encoding cold-shock protein, whose protein sequence is MATGTVKWFNPTKGYGFIQPDNGGSDVFVHVTAVQKAGLQGLDENAKVEYELENQRGKTSAVDLKVL, encoded by the coding sequence ATGGCGACCGGCACGGTCAAGTGGTTCAACCCCACCAAGGGCTACGGCTTCATTCAGCCCGACAACGGCGGCTCGGACGTTTTCGTCCACGTCACCGCTGTTCAGAAGGCTGGCCTGCAAGGCCTCGATGAAAACGCCAAGGTCGAGTACGAGCTGGAAAACCAGCGCGGCAAGACCTCGGCTGTGGACCTCAAGGTTCTCTAA
- the gluQRS gene encoding tRNA glutamyl-Q(34) synthetase GluQRS translates to MFATRFAPSPTGRLHRGHAFSALTAWTAAREVGGRFVLRIEDIDPTRCKPEFEDAIYEDLAWLGLDWETPVRRQSAHLTDYAAVIDALNARGLLYRCFRTRKEILDAIGDAPHGPAEAVRPGPHAPEEEARLLAEGRPYAWRLSLDRAREALGDDAWNALSFVEEGVGPDGETGLVRARPETAGDVVLARKDAGTAYHLAVAHDDALQGISHVIRGLDLFEATHIQRLIQTLMGWPAPVYRHHRLLLGPDGRRYAKRDQSVTLAELRAGGLTPEALRAELGF, encoded by the coding sequence ATGTTCGCCACCCGCTTCGCCCCCTCGCCCACCGGCCGCCTGCACCGGGGCCACGCCTTCTCGGCCCTGACCGCCTGGACCGCGGCGCGCGAAGTCGGCGGGCGCTTCGTCCTGCGCATCGAGGACATCGACCCGACCCGCTGCAAGCCCGAGTTCGAAGACGCCATCTACGAAGATCTGGCCTGGCTCGGCCTCGACTGGGAGACGCCGGTGCGGCGCCAGTCCGCCCATCTGACCGACTACGCCGCCGTCATCGACGCCCTGAATGCGCGAGGGCTGCTCTACCGCTGCTTCCGCACCCGCAAGGAGATCCTCGACGCCATCGGCGACGCCCCGCACGGCCCGGCCGAGGCCGTCCGTCCCGGCCCGCACGCGCCCGAGGAGGAAGCCCGCCTGCTGGCCGAGGGCCGCCCCTATGCCTGGCGGCTGTCGCTGGACCGCGCGCGCGAAGCTCTGGGCGATGACGCCTGGAACGCGCTTTCGTTCGTCGAGGAAGGCGTCGGCCCCGACGGCGAAACCGGCCTGGTCCGCGCCCGGCCCGAAACGGCGGGCGACGTGGTCCTGGCGCGCAAGGACGCCGGGACCGCCTATCACCTGGCTGTCGCCCATGACGACGCCCTGCAGGGGATCAGCCACGTCATCCGCGGCCTGGACCTGTTCGAGGCCACGCACATCCAGCGCCTGATCCAGACCTTGATGGGCTGGCCCGCCCCCGTCTATCGCCACCACCGTCTGCTGCTCGGCCCCGACGGCCGCCGCTACGCCAAGCGTGACCAGTCGGTGACCCTGGCCGAATTGCGCGCCGGCGGCCTGACGCCCGAGGCCCTGAGGGCGGAACTGGGGTTCTAG
- a CDS encoding DNA-3-methyladenine glycosylase family protein produces the protein MASAPSSSSIAAAREALAAADPALARAHASTPVFEWRLRPGGYEGLFRMIVEQQVSVAAAASIWKRTVEGLGGVVSPDAVLALDVETLRTFGLSGQKAKYGHEIARAHTEGRIDFDHLERLDDAEAIAALTAIKGVGKWTAETFLMFCEGRLDVFPGGDVALQEAMRWADAAEDRPNEKQAYARAEIWRPHRGVAAHLLWGWYGGVKRGDIALEDPPT, from the coding sequence ATGGCCAGCGCACCGTCTTCATCCTCTATCGCCGCCGCCCGCGAGGCCCTGGCCGCCGCCGATCCGGCGCTGGCGCGGGCGCACGCCTCGACCCCCGTGTTCGAATGGCGGCTGCGGCCCGGCGGCTATGAGGGGCTGTTTCGCATGATCGTCGAGCAGCAGGTCTCTGTCGCCGCCGCCGCCTCGATCTGGAAACGGACCGTCGAGGGACTGGGCGGCGTGGTGTCGCCGGACGCCGTGCTGGCGCTGGATGTGGAGACGCTGCGAACCTTTGGCCTGTCGGGACAGAAGGCGAAATACGGCCATGAGATCGCCCGCGCCCACACCGAGGGCCGCATCGACTTCGATCATCTGGAGCGGTTGGACGACGCCGAGGCCATAGCGGCGCTGACAGCCATCAAGGGCGTGGGCAAGTGGACGGCCGAGACCTTCCTGATGTTCTGCGAGGGGCGCCTCGACGTCTTTCCCGGCGGTGACGTGGCCCTGCAGGAGGCGATGCGCTGGGCGGACGCCGCCGAGGACCGGCCCAATGAGAAGCAGGCCTATGCCCGGGCGGAAATCTGGCGGCCGCATCGCGGGGTGGCGGCGCATCTGCTCTGGGGATGGTATGGAGGGGTCAAGCGTGGCGATATCGCGCTGGAGGACCCGCCGACTTGA
- a CDS encoding trimeric intracellular cation channel family protein — MTPLIDADLTRPETVLPLLDFAGVAVFAATGALAAAREKHDLVTFAFFGAITGVGGGTLRDLLIGAPVFWVQDWRYIAVCVAAATAFWMLGARTWRFRALLWLDAVGLAAYGVMGAAKAASYGVAPLICVVMGVLTACFGGVVRDVLAGQPSILLRRELNITAALLSAGLFVSLKALSVPTWPAVGVAVAAGFGLRAGALKWGWSLPAFPSAPTRN, encoded by the coding sequence TTGACCCCGCTGATTGACGCCGACCTGACCCGCCCCGAGACGGTCCTGCCGCTTCTGGACTTCGCCGGCGTGGCCGTCTTCGCCGCGACCGGCGCCCTGGCCGCCGCGCGCGAGAAGCACGATCTGGTGACCTTCGCCTTCTTCGGGGCCATCACCGGGGTCGGAGGCGGGACGCTGCGCGACCTGCTGATCGGGGCGCCGGTCTTCTGGGTGCAGGACTGGCGCTACATCGCCGTCTGCGTGGCGGCGGCGACGGCCTTCTGGATGCTGGGGGCCAGGACCTGGCGTTTCCGGGCATTGCTGTGGCTGGATGCGGTGGGTCTGGCGGCCTATGGCGTCATGGGGGCGGCCAAGGCGGCCTCCTATGGCGTGGCGCCCCTGATCTGCGTGGTCATGGGGGTGCTGACGGCCTGTTTCGGCGGGGTGGTGCGCGATGTCCTGGCGGGGCAGCCGTCGATCCTGCTGCGGCGCGAGCTGAACATCACCGCCGCCCTGCTGTCGGCGGGCCTGTTCGTCAGCCTGAAGGCCCTGAGCGTGCCGACCTGGCCGGCGGTGGGCGTGGCGGTTGCGGCGGGCTTTGGCCTGCGCGCCGGTGCCTTGAAGTGGGGCTGGAGCCTGCCGGCCTTCCCCAGCGCCCCTACCCGAAATTGA
- a CDS encoding ASCH domain-containing protein, which translates to MTDVPAAYRDAPRWPFGDSPELADELLALILAGGKRATCSSLVACEADIMPTVGEVSVILDGAGVPRCAIRTTEVEIMPFEQVSEDFARAEREGDLTYEWWRDAHEAYYRREGTWAPGMKVVCERFELVEVF; encoded by the coding sequence ATGACCGATGTTCCCGCCGCCTATCGCGATGCGCCGCGCTGGCCCTTCGGCGACAGCCCTGAACTGGCCGACGAACTGCTGGCCCTCATCCTCGCGGGCGGCAAGCGGGCGACCTGCTCCTCGCTGGTGGCGTGCGAGGCGGACATCATGCCGACAGTGGGCGAGGTCAGCGTCATTCTGGACGGCGCCGGCGTCCCGCGATGCGCCATCCGCACCACCGAGGTCGAGATCATGCCCTTCGAGCAGGTGAGCGAGGACTTCGCTCGCGCCGAGAGGGAAGGCGATCTGACCTATGAGTGGTGGCGCGATGCGCACGAGGCCTATTACCGCCGCGAAGGGACCTGGGCGCCGGGCATGAAGGTGGTCTGCGAACGCTTTGAACTGGTCGAGGTCTTCTGA
- a CDS encoding HNH endonuclease, with protein MMQVLTRPPSGFPALVLNADFRPLSYYPLSIWPWEEVVKAVWQERVDVVATYDKVVRSPSMEMQLPSVISLKSYVDQDRKPAFTRFNVFLRDGFACQYCGEQGLAQDLTFDHVIPRSRGGRTTWQNIVAACGPCNLRKGGRTPQQAGMPLLRRTAHQPNSWELQEAGRRFPPHYLHQSWLDYLYWDIELEP; from the coding sequence CTGATGCAGGTCCTGACCCGCCCCCCGTCCGGCTTTCCGGCCCTGGTGCTGAACGCCGACTTCCGTCCTCTGTCCTATTACCCCCTGTCGATCTGGCCCTGGGAAGAAGTGGTCAAGGCCGTCTGGCAGGAGCGCGTTGATGTGGTCGCCACCTATGACAAGGTGGTGCGCAGCCCGTCGATGGAGATGCAGCTGCCCAGCGTCATCTCGCTGAAGTCCTATGTCGATCAGGACCGCAAGCCCGCCTTCACCCGCTTCAACGTCTTCCTGCGCGACGGCTTCGCCTGTCAGTATTGCGGCGAACAGGGTCTGGCTCAGGATTTGACCTTCGACCACGTCATCCCCCGCTCGCGCGGCGGACGCACCACCTGGCAGAACATCGTCGCCGCCTGCGGGCCGTGTAACCTGAGGAAGGGCGGGCGGACGCCCCAGCAGGCGGGAATGCCCCTGCTGCGCCGCACCGCCCATCAGCCCAATTCCTGGGAGTTGCAGGAAGCCGGACGCCGCTTCCCGCCCCACTATCTGCACCAGAGCTGGCTGGACTACCTCTACTGGGACATCGAGCTGGAGCCGTAG
- a CDS encoding M1 family metallopeptidase, with amino-acid sequence MRLTAALCLTTALLSAPALAQEAAPARDSTPFTLSSGTPRTPDQLALRFDKADLSFKLLPETQSIEGVAVLDFTATAPANAVVVELDALFAIASVTVDGQAVVGWSNPEGRLTIPLPRALPPGQTASVRIAYSGRPHQAKRAPWDGGFVWATTPDGQPWIASAVQGEGCDLFWPCVDHPQGEPDRVDLHITVPSALSAPANGRFLGKTDNGDDTTTWNWTARQPDTYAISLNVGPFVEMSADYPSRFGNTIPLRFWHLASDDPAKAAALFAEFPKQLDFYEATIGPFPFGDEKMGVVETPHLGMEHQTINAYGNGYKLDGKGYDWLLQHELAHEWFGNQLTNADWDDMWLHEGFGTYMQPLYARWLNGERAMQSELQTMRLTLSNRFPVVSGKPQDAGTVYNGETGPGLDLYYKGALIAHTLRLYIGDDAFYESLRCLVYGRPDPKPGNFTPRYATTPEFISIVNQVTGRDLDWFFDAYLYQAALPDLVMTREGEHVSLEWKTGDGRPFPLPIDVEVDGQTRSLPMINGRASFTAPAGAHILLDPGSRVLRRLEYLEVWKASQKAPAG; translated from the coding sequence TTGCGCCTGACTGCCGCCCTCTGCCTGACCACCGCCCTCCTCAGCGCCCCGGCGCTCGCCCAGGAAGCCGCTCCGGCCCGCGATTCGACGCCCTTCACCCTGTCCAGCGGCACGCCGCGCACGCCGGATCAGCTGGCCCTGCGCTTCGACAAGGCGGACCTGTCATTCAAGCTGCTGCCCGAGACCCAGTCGATCGAGGGCGTCGCCGTCCTCGACTTCACGGCGACAGCTCCGGCCAACGCCGTCGTCGTCGAACTGGATGCGCTGTTCGCCATCGCCTCCGTCACCGTGGACGGCCAGGCGGTCGTGGGGTGGTCCAACCCCGAGGGACGCCTGACCATCCCCCTGCCGCGCGCCCTGCCGCCCGGCCAGACCGCCTCTGTCCGCATCGCCTACTCAGGCCGTCCGCATCAGGCGAAGCGCGCGCCCTGGGACGGCGGTTTCGTCTGGGCGACCACGCCCGACGGCCAGCCGTGGATCGCCAGCGCGGTGCAGGGCGAGGGCTGCGACCTGTTCTGGCCCTGCGTCGACCATCCGCAGGGCGAGCCGGACCGGGTGGACCTGCACATCACCGTCCCGTCCGCGCTATCGGCCCCCGCCAACGGCCGCTTCCTCGGCAAGACCGACAACGGCGACGACACGACCACCTGGAACTGGACCGCACGCCAGCCCGATACCTATGCCATCAGCCTGAACGTCGGCCCCTTCGTGGAAATGAGCGCCGACTATCCCAGCCGCTTCGGCAACACCATTCCTCTGCGTTTCTGGCACTTGGCGTCTGACGATCCGGCCAAGGCCGCCGCCCTTTTCGCCGAGTTCCCCAAACAGCTCGACTTCTATGAGGCGACCATCGGCCCCTTCCCCTTCGGCGACGAGAAGATGGGCGTGGTCGAGACCCCGCACCTGGGCATGGAGCACCAGACCATCAACGCCTACGGCAACGGCTACAAGCTGGATGGCAAGGGCTATGACTGGCTGCTGCAGCACGAGCTGGCGCACGAATGGTTCGGCAATCAGCTGACCAACGCCGACTGGGACGACATGTGGCTGCACGAGGGCTTCGGCACCTATATGCAGCCCCTCTACGCCCGCTGGCTGAACGGCGAGCGCGCCATGCAGTCCGAACTTCAGACCATGCGGCTGACCCTGTCCAACCGCTTCCCCGTGGTCTCAGGCAAGCCTCAGGACGCCGGAACCGTCTACAACGGTGAAACCGGGCCGGGGCTGGACCTCTATTACAAGGGCGCCCTGATCGCCCACACCCTGCGCCTCTACATCGGCGACGACGCCTTCTATGAGAGCCTGCGGTGCCTGGTCTATGGCCGCCCCGACCCCAAGCCCGGCAATTTCACGCCCCGTTACGCCACGACGCCCGAGTTCATCTCCATCGTCAATCAGGTGACCGGTCGCGACCTCGACTGGTTCTTCGACGCCTATCTCTATCAGGCCGCCCTGCCCGATCTGGTCATGACCCGCGAGGGCGAGCATGTCAGCCTGGAATGGAAAACCGGCGACGGCCGCCCCTTCCCCCTTCCGATCGACGTCGAGGTGGACGGCCAGACCCGCAGCCTGCCCATGATCAATGGCCGCGCCAGCTTCACCGCCCCCGCCGGCGCCCACATCCTGCTGGACCCCGGCTCCAGGGTGCTGCGTCGGCTGGAGTATCTGGAAGTCTGGAAGGCCTCGCAAAAGGCGCCGGCCGGCTGA
- the rpmB gene encoding 50S ribosomal protein L28: protein MSRRCELTGIGPIVGHNVSHSNIKTKRRFLPSLKTVKVASESLGQTFSLRISNAALRTLDYKGGLDAFIVKARDEKLSVAAQRIKRQVKAKLAEQNAA from the coding sequence ATGTCGCGTCGTTGCGAACTCACGGGTATTGGCCCGATTGTCGGGCACAATGTGAGCCACTCGAACATCAAGACCAAGCGCCGCTTCCTGCCGTCGCTGAAGACGGTCAAGGTGGCTTCCGAGTCGCTGGGCCAAACCTTCTCGCTGCGCATCTCGAACGCCGCGCTGCGCACCCTGGACTACAAAGGCGGCCTGGACGCCTTCATCGTCAAGGCTCGCGACGAAAAGCTGTCGGTCGCCGCCCAGCGCATCAAGCGCCAGGTCAAGGCCAAGCTGGCTGAGCAGAACGCCGCTTAA
- a CDS encoding DUF3617 domain-containing protein, with protein MKTLTVSLTRAAALAAPVVAGAVMLAAPASAPQAQASRSEVLPGYWEYTTSVMGARDTEQKCVRPSEINRFFGGLSTRKWQCTYPTRQVGEGNARFEGSCQDRKGRRINVRLNGTYQTESFRFNGGAQLARGTPYIPASITARRISAQCPAGAEYF; from the coding sequence ATGAAGACCCTGACCGTTTCGTTGACGCGCGCCGCCGCCCTGGCCGCTCCGGTGGTCGCCGGCGCCGTTATGCTGGCCGCCCCGGCCTCGGCGCCGCAGGCCCAGGCCAGCCGTAGCGAAGTTCTGCCCGGCTATTGGGAGTACACCACCAGCGTCATGGGCGCGCGCGACACCGAGCAGAAGTGCGTCCGTCCCAGCGAGATCAACCGCTTCTTCGGCGGCCTGTCGACGCGCAAGTGGCAGTGCACCTATCCCACGCGCCAGGTCGGCGAGGGTAATGCCCGCTTTGAAGGCAGCTGCCAGGATCGCAAGGGTCGCCGCATCAATGTACGCCTGAACGGCACCTATCAGACCGAGAGCTTCCGCTTTAACGGGGGCGCCCAGCTGGCGCGCGGCACGCCCTATATTCCGGCCAGCATCACGGCCCGCCGCATCAGCGCCCAGTGCCCCGCGGGCGCGGAATATTTCTGA
- a CDS encoding M56 family metallopeptidase, which produces MTWQLILELLLKSGVVACVGLGLSALSASRPAAERAAILRVTVCILLVLPVFLWIGPRLELALLAAPAATETRTWSLDLQPLAGIAVSGEGPASLPWTVIAALIYASGLVFIAGRFLLGVWTLRRWSETGRPVSHRVWTETLARLEAPQGARLIATPHVRAPLSWGLPPGTILVGEDCVRRAETAEAVLAHELAHIRRGDWIFALLSRLALALFWFNPLVWLLHAHLAARTEEAADALAVDRMDHRTYARVLVDLASNLANPSATGRAALGMTGSHASLAKRISRIMKVRPKASPRPIALLLSAGGLLAIATPLAAIELTPRIDATAWLAPPAPPPAPPAPPAPSAVLAPRLRPRPGAPAPRRSSFRREATSIWVRSPRMNGARSGPPPMRPGTPPRRRAGKPSRRAGRPTWNVAPRSTPPARAAPPPSMPREKSPSQRERPPCTPERPPLPPVRKFASP; this is translated from the coding sequence GTGACCTGGCAACTGATCCTGGAGCTGCTGCTCAAATCCGGCGTCGTGGCCTGCGTCGGGCTTGGATTGTCCGCTCTTTCCGCTTCCAGGCCCGCGGCGGAGCGCGCCGCCATCCTTCGCGTGACCGTCTGCATCCTGCTGGTCCTGCCCGTCTTCCTGTGGATAGGGCCGCGACTTGAGCTCGCCTTGCTTGCGGCCCCCGCCGCGACCGAAACTCGCACCTGGAGCCTGGACCTTCAGCCGCTTGCCGGTATCGCCGTCAGCGGCGAAGGTCCCGCCAGCCTGCCCTGGACTGTGATCGCCGCCCTCATCTACGCCTCCGGTCTGGTGTTTATCGCGGGTCGCTTCCTGCTTGGCGTCTGGACTCTGCGCCGCTGGAGCGAAACCGGCCGCCCGGTCAGCCACCGTGTCTGGACCGAGACCCTGGCCCGCCTTGAAGCGCCGCAGGGCGCCCGGCTGATCGCCACGCCGCACGTCCGCGCCCCGCTCAGCTGGGGCCTGCCCCCCGGAACCATCCTGGTCGGCGAGGACTGCGTGCGCCGCGCCGAAACGGCCGAAGCAGTCCTCGCCCATGAACTGGCCCATATCCGGCGCGGCGACTGGATTTTCGCCCTCCTGTCCCGCCTGGCCCTGGCTCTATTCTGGTTCAATCCCCTTGTCTGGCTGTTGCACGCCCACCTGGCCGCCCGCACCGAAGAAGCCGCCGATGCCCTCGCGGTCGATCGCATGGATCACCGGACCTACGCCCGCGTCCTGGTCGATCTCGCTTCCAATCTCGCCAACCCGTCCGCCACCGGTCGCGCCGCCCTGGGCATGACGGGGTCCCATGCCTCTCTCGCCAAAAGGATAAGCCGTATCATGAAGGTCCGCCCCAAAGCCTCGCCTCGCCCCATCGCCCTGCTGCTGTCCGCCGGCGGCCTTCTGGCGATCGCCACGCCCCTGGCCGCCATTGAGCTGACGCCTCGCATCGACGCGACCGCCTGGCTAGCACCGCCGGCGCCGCCGCCCGCCCCGCCGGCGCCGCCCGCGCCCTCCGCCGTCCTGGCGCCCCGGCTCCGCCCGCGCCCCGGCGCCCCAGCGCCCCGGCGGTCATCGTTCAGGAGGGAGGCCACGTCTATCTGGGTTCGCTCACCCCGGATGAACGGCGCGAGATCCGGGCCGCCGCCGATGAGGCCCGGCACGCCGCCGCGCAGGCGCGCAGGGAAGCCGAGCAGACGCGCAGGGAGGCCGACGTGGAACGTCGCGCCGCGCTCGACGCCGCCCGCGAGAGCCGCGCCGCCTCCCAGCATGCCGCGCGAGAAGTCGCCGTCGCAGCGCGAGAGGCCGCCGTGCACGCCAGAGCGGCCGCCGCTTCCGCCCGTGAGGAAGTTCGCGTCGCCATGA
- a CDS encoding BlaI/MecI/CopY family transcriptional regulator, whose amino-acid sequence MIETLPRREREVFETLCGLGEGATAAVRDALRDPLSDSAVRTLLKRLEAKDLVLRDAQGVWRPAPRSRALADNALQRMVDTFFAGSAASAATALLGLTKALKPEELAALRRAIDAAGEEEAS is encoded by the coding sequence ATGATCGAGACCCTGCCCCGAAGAGAGCGAGAGGTATTCGAAACCCTCTGCGGCCTGGGCGAAGGCGCCACCGCCGCCGTCCGTGACGCCTTGCGCGATCCGCTCAGCGATTCCGCCGTTCGCACCTTGCTGAAACGCCTTGAAGCCAAGGATCTGGTCTTGCGAGACGCGCAAGGCGTCTGGCGGCCCGCGCCTCGCAGCCGCGCCCTCGCAGACAACGCCTTGCAGCGCATGGTCGACACCTTCTTCGCCGGTTCCGCCGCCTCGGCCGCCACGGCCCTGCTTGGCCTGACGAAAGCGCTGAAGCCCGAAGAGCTGGCGGCTCTGCGTCGGGCCATCGACGCCGCCGGCGAGGAGGAAGCCTCGTGA
- a CDS encoding CarD family transcriptional regulator: MTSKTGLEFKVGDAVVYPAHGVGKVAAIETQEVAGMSLEVYVVTFDHEKMTLRVPTKKAKTAGLRTLAADDTVTKALTTLKGRARVKRTMWSRRAQEYEAKINSGDLISIAEVVRDLHRADTQPEQSYSERQLYESALDRMAREVAAANRIDKDAAVALLAKSLSAKKPVAPAAEEAEAEAA, translated from the coding sequence ATGACGAGCAAGACCGGTCTGGAATTCAAGGTTGGCGATGCGGTGGTCTATCCCGCGCACGGCGTCGGCAAGGTGGCCGCCATCGAGACTCAGGAAGTCGCCGGCATGTCGCTGGAGGTCTATGTCGTGACCTTCGACCATGAAAAGATGACCCTGCGCGTCCCGACCAAGAAGGCCAAGACCGCCGGTCTGCGCACCCTGGCCGCCGACGACACCGTCACCAAGGCCCTGACGACCCTCAAGGGCCGCGCTCGCGTCAAGCGCACCATGTGGTCGCGTCGCGCCCAGGAATATGAAGCCAAGATCAACTCGGGCGACCTGATCTCGATCGCCGAGGTGGTTCGCGATCTGCACCGCGCCGACACCCAGCCGGAACAGTCCTATTCGGAGCGCCAGCTCTATGAATCGGCCCTGGACCGCATGGCCCGCGAAGTCGCCGCCGCCAACCGCATCGACAAGGACGCCGCCGTCGCCCTGCTGGCCAAGTCGCTGAGCGCCAAGAAGCCGGTCGCCCCCGCCGCCGAAGAGGCTGAGGCCGAGGCCGCCTGA
- the fdxA gene encoding ferredoxin FdxA, giving the protein MTYIVTDACVKCKFMDCVEVCPVDCFYEGENFLVIAPDECIDCGVCEPECPVDAIVPDTEDEPDGKWLQVNAEYAKVWPNITVKGTPPADREQYERETGKFEKYFSEKPGKGS; this is encoded by the coding sequence ATGACCTACATCGTCACCGACGCCTGCGTGAAATGTAAGTTCATGGACTGTGTCGAGGTCTGCCCGGTGGACTGCTTCTACGAGGGCGAGAACTTCCTGGTCATCGCCCCCGACGAGTGCATCGACTGCGGCGTCTGCGAGCCGGAATGCCCCGTCGACGCCATCGTCCCCGACACAGAGGACGAGCCGGACGGCAAGTGGCTGCAGGTCAACGCCGAGTACGCCAAGGTCTGGCCCAACATCACGGTCAAGGGCACGCCCCCCGCCGACCGCGAGCAGTACGAGCGCGAGACCGGCAAGTTCGAGAAATACTTCAGCGAGAAACCCGGCAAGGGCTCCTAA